A stretch of Lepisosteus oculatus isolate fLepOcu1 chromosome 11, fLepOcu1.hap2, whole genome shotgun sequence DNA encodes these proteins:
- the psmb2 gene encoding proteasome subunit beta type-2: MEYLIGIQGPDFVLVAADTVAASSIIQMKHDYDKMFKLSEKILLLCVGEAGDTVQFAEYIQKNVQLYKMRNGYELSPAAAANFTRKNLADYLRSRTPYHVNLLLAGFDDADGPALYFMDYLSSLAKAPFAAHGYGAFLTLSILDRYYRPDLTREEAVDLLKKCLDELNKRFILNLHSFNVRLIDKDGIHDMEKLPLAGEP, translated from the exons ATGGAATATCTGATCGGAATCCAAGGACCCGATTTCGTCCTGGTGGCCGCTGACACCGTGGCGGCCAGCAGCATCATTCAGATGAAACACG ACTACGACAAAATGTTCAAGCTGAGTGAGAAGATCCTGCTGCTGTGTGTGGGCGAGGCGGGCGACACGGTGCAGTTTGCTGAGTACATCCAGAAGAATGTGCAGCTGTACAAGATGAGAAATG GttatgagctcagtccggcagCTGCAGCAAACTTCACCCGGAAGAACCTGGCGGATTACCTGCGGAGCCGG ACACCGTACCATGTGAACCTGCTGCTGGCGGGCTTTGACGATGCGGACGGTCCGGCGCTGTACTTCATGGACTACCTGTCGTCGCTGGCCAAGGCTCCCTTCGCTGCCCATGGATATGGAGCTTTCCTCACACTCTCCATCCTGGACCGCTACTACAGgccag ACTTGACGCGGGAGGAGGCTGTGGACCTTCTGAAAAAGTGTTTGGATGAG cTTAATAAACGGTTCATCCTGAACCTGCACTCGTTCAATGTACGGCTCATCGACAAGGATGGCATCCACGACATGGAGAAACTTCCGCTGGCTGGGGAGCCCTGA
- the tfap2e gene encoding transcription factor AP-2-epsilon has translation MLVHAYSAMERTDGLSGPSPGGRLSQLSSLNQAAYSTAPPLCHTPASDFQPPYFPPPYPQPPLSYPQGQEPGYPHLPDPYASINPLHQQPAWHSQRPRPEDAGLLPQAHRALGLDPRREYPGVPRLLHGLGEGEVPLGLHGVNQHGLEDIQGAEESSALGLLDHSVIKKVPVPSKMSSSCLSTLAFSKEGVLGGVSNPSEVFCSVPGRLSLLSSTSKYKVTVGEVQRRLSPPECLNASLLGGVLRRAKSKNGGRCLRERLEKIGLNLPAGRRKAANVTLLTALVEGEAVHLARDFGYVCETEFPAKAAAEYLCRQNTDPADPHTRKSMLLATKQICKEFIDLMSQDRSPLGSGRPCAVLDPGVQSCLTHFSLLTHGFGTPAIVAALSAFQSYLLEALKLLDKGFAPRAGEGLGKGSDKDLKHRK, from the exons ATGTTAGTTCACGCCTACTCTGCCATG GAGCGCACGGACGGACTGAGCGGCCCCTCCCCGGGCGGGCGCCTGTCGCAGCTCTCCTCCCTGAACCAGGCAGCCTACTCGACGGCCCCGCCGCTCTGCCACACCCCGGCCTCCGACTTCCAGCCGCCCTACTTCCCGCCGCCGTACCCGCAGCCACCGCTGTCCTACCCCCAGGGCCAGGAGCCGGGCTACCCGCACCTCCCGGACCCCTACGCCTCCATCAACCCCCTGCACCAGCAGCCGGCCTGGCACTCGCAGCGGCCGCGGCCGGAGGACGCCGGGCTGCTGCCCCAGGCACACCGGGCGCTGGGGCTGGACCCCCGCAGGGAGTACCCCGGGGTGCCGCGCCTGCTGCACGGGCTCGGGGAGGGGGAGGTCCCGCTGGGGCTGCACGGGGTGAACCAGCACGGGCTGGAGGACATCCAG GGGGCAGAGGAGAGCTCAGCGCTGGGGTTACTGGATCACTCTGTCATCAAGAAAG TGCCTGTGCCCTCCAAGATGAGCAGCAGCTGTCTGTCCACACTGGCCTTCAGTAAAGAGGGGGTGCTGGGGGGGGTGTCGAACCCCAGTGAGGTGTTCTGCTCTGTCCCAGGACGCCTGTCTCTGCTCAGCTCCACCTCCAAGTACAAGGTGACAGTAGGGGAGGTGCAGCGGCGCCTGTCTCCCCCAGAGTGTCTCAATGCGTCCCTCCTGGGGGGTGTCCTGCGCAG GGCAAAGTCCAAGAACGGAGGCCGGTGTCTGAGAGAGCGACTGGAGAAGATCGGGCTGAACCTCCCGGCTGGCAGGCGCAAAGCTGCCAACGTCACCCTGCTGACCGCGCTGGTGGAGG gcgAGGCTGTGCATCTGGCCCGTGATTTTGGGTATGTGTGTGAGACGGAGTTTCCTGCGAAGGCGGCAGCAGAGTATCTGTGCCGACAGAACACCGACCCGGCTGACCCGCACACGCGTAAGAGCATGCTGCTGGCCACCAA ACAGATCTGTAAGGAGTTTATTGACCTGATGTCCCAGGACCGCTCGCCTCTGGGTTCGGGCCGGCCCTGTGCAGTGCTGGACCCAGGGGTGCAGAGCTGCCTGACGCACTTCAGCCTCCTGACGCACGGGTTCGGCACGCCGGCCATCGTGGCGGCTCTCTCCGCCTTCCAGAGTTACCTGCTGGAGGCCCTCAAGCTGCTGGACAAGGGCTTCGCACCCAGAGCCGGCGAAGGGCTGGGAAAAGGCTCGGACAAAGACCTTAAGCATCGCAAATAG
- the ncdn gene encoding neurochondrin isoform X1, with amino-acid sequence MASCSWTPREKAAKFLNQGRVTMSAEQAVGEEAGDAGMSEAQRVVLERCLRALRDAGNDSETLAALLLITRFCPAGRMDRATLRRVFEAVGFSLPNRLLVSAATGGGQCPPGVLLSLGVSLLAGFSADPELAAHPQLINKVSLLLDLLAGRCDWTQASQGSQNQAREGQGAEELRSEGLDPAWQNQGSCESELSSAREPESSAVPGQNLGRPDRDAQQSSEAQAQCGQRHVDQSQQRGENARPAEPAHKSSKRTEPGGDVEETRESQTDPEQALVLDCYEALWGVCGSAGGPAVLLSRGAVPALCQAYVQNQALSRERALPLLGQLLSGPTRTAAWQKHAAQLSDLLARRVQEFCQAPDLHRVELCAGLLQFLPPPGGAPLSDGLKESVTVLWGGLRPLIQARISPAQLGSVLVLSACMLDLCGWAPLGSTQISCLLVNRACVEIRMGLEEPPGTVLAEAQQQTLTACYRILEAALEQACSLGLSQDPAQPQRTDAGLSRQQSRQLFGVLEEAFSAIVYYLQQVTPSCYGDPFIFATVRALCAWLAEETSCLREEVTALLPFLIGYAREQLQGARGDQGQADRPASDSAQGSGWPGEDALRFLLPALCHLTAEDGPRGVLLSLGTPVLLTDFLSRGWKRLQGGRGTRGALGDPGMETACSALLNIVVTEPSAVRTDACFSSLLSLLTDALCALLHKPHLLVLAANFCTLGLLIGRLRPGPAGPDGEPGQQRFFSAALRFLGRALCADPVGLGPAQLSPGFSERWDEVCELWRLGLQALAGCVDVLPWLPGLAREGGWLGDVLALLGSCTALPDPDTQGALQAALTALALRCPLCRGEILAVTRSGTGGVLPSMAELQRALTAGPLGFSKAED; translated from the exons ATGGCCAGTTGTTCTTGGACTCCACGTGAGAAAGCGGCGAAGTTTTTGAACCAG GGCCGGGTGACCATGTCGGCGGAACAGGCTGTGGGCGAGGAGGCGGGGGATGCCGGGATGTCGGAGGCGCAGCGCGTGGTACTGGAGCGCTGCCTGCGCGCGCTGAGGGATGCCGGCAATGACAGCGAGACCCTGGCCGCCCTGCTGCTG ATAACCCGGTTCTGTCCAGCCGGTCGGATGGACCGGGCCACCCTGCGCCGCGTGTTCGAGGCGGTGGGATTCTCTCTGCCCAACCGGCTGCTGGTTTCCGCAGCAACTGGGGGTGGGCAGTGCCCCCCAGGAGTCCTGCTGTCGCTGGGCGTGTCCCTGCTGGCTGGGTTCAGTGCCGACCCGGAACTGGCTGCTCACCCACAGCTCATCAACAAAGTCTCGCTGCTGCTGGACCTGCTGGCCGGCAGGTGTGACTGGACCCAGGCGAGCCAGGGCTCCCAGAACCAGGCCCGTGAAGGCCAGGGGGCAGAGGAGCTCAGGTCGGAGGGCCTGGACCCAGCCTGGCAGAACCAGGGCTCCTGTGAGAGTGAGCTCAGTTCGGCCCGGGAGCcagagagctctgcagtgcctgGCCAGAATCTGGGCAGACCGGACCGAGATGCACAACAGAGTTCTGAAGCCCAGGCCCAGTGTGGACAGCGTCATGTGGATCAGAGCCAGCAGAGAGGGGAAAACGCCAGGCCCGCAGAGCCGGCCCACAAGAGCAGCAAGAGAACTGAGCCGGGCGGGGACGTGGAGGAGACCCGGGAGAGCCAGACTGACCCAGAGCAGGCGTTGGTTCTGGACTGCTACGAGGCGCTGTGGGGGGTGTGTGGCTCGGCCGGGGGCCCGGCAGTCCTGCTGTCCCGGGGAGCGGTGCCGGCGCTGTGTCAGGCCTACGTCCAGAACCAGGCCCTGAGCCGTGAGAGAGCTCTGCCTCTGCTGGGACAGCTGCTTTCGGGCCCAACCAGAACTGCAGCCTGGCAGAAACACGCAGCGCAGCTGTCAGATCTGCTGGCTCGGCGGGTCCAGGAGTTCTGCCAGGCTCCGGATCTGCACAGGGTCGAACTGTGTGCCGGGCTACTGCAGTTCCTGCCCCCGCCTGGGGGGGCGCCACTGAGCGACGGCCTCAAGGAGAGTGTGACTGTGCTCTGGGGGGGCCTGCGGCCTCTGATCCAGGCCCGCATCAGCCCAGCCCAGCTAGGCTCTGTCCTGGTTCTGTCCGCTTGCATGCTGGACCTGTGTGGCTGGGCCCCACTGGGCTCCACCCAGATCAGCTGCCTGCTGGTCAACCGAGCCTGTGTTGAGATCCGAATGGGCCTGGAGGAGCCTCCTGGCACTGTCCTTGCAGAAGCACAGCAGCAGACACTCACCGCCTGCTACCGCATCCTGGAGGCAGCCCTAGAGCAGGCCTGCAGCCTGGGGCTCTCCCAGGACCCTGCCCAGCCACAGCGCACCGACGCTGGGCTGAGTCGGCAGCAGAGCAGGCAGCTGTTCGGAGTCCTGGAAGAGGCCTTTTCTGCCATCGTGTACTACCTGCAGCAG GTGACCCCGAGTTGCTATGGAGACCCCTTCATCTTCGCCACTGTCCGTGCGCTGTGCGCCTGGCTGGCGGAGGAGACGTCCTGCCTGAGAGAGGAAGTGACCGCTCTGCTTCCCTTCCTGATTGGCTACGCCAGGGAGCAGCTGCAGGGAGCGCGAGGGGACCAGGGCCAGGCTGACCGGCCCGCGAGTGACTCCGCGCAGGGCAGCGGCTGGCCAGGAGAGGACGCCCTGAG GTTCCTTCTTCCCGCGCTGTGCCACCTGACTGCAGAGGACGGGCCCAGGGGGGTGCTGCTGTCCCTTGGGACGCCTGTCCTGCTCACAGACTTCCTGTCCCGTGGCTGGAAGAGGCTGCAGGGCGGCCGAGGTACTCGGGGGGCGCTGGGGGATCCCGGCATGGAGACGGCCTGCTCTGCCCTTCTGAACATCGTTGTGACGGAGCCCAGCGCTGTCAG GACAGACGCCTGTTTCTCCTCTCTGCTGTCCCTGCTGACGGACGCGCTCTGCGCCCTCCTGCACAAACCCCATCTGCTGGTGCTGGCTGCcaatttctgcactctggggctCCTGATTGGCCGACTGAGACCTGGCCCAGCAG GTCCGGATGGGGAGCCGGGTCAGCAGCGCTTCTTCTCGGCTGCTCTGCGTTTCCTGGGCCGCGCTCTGTGTGCTGACCCGGTGGGGCTCGGCCCGGCCCAGCTCAGCCCGGGGTTCTCGGAGCGCTGGGATGAGGTGTGTGAGCTGTGGCGGCTGGGCCTGCAGGCGCTGGCCGGCTGCGTGGACGTGTTGCCGTGGTTACCTGGCCTGGCCCGAGAGGGCGGCTGGCTGGGAGACGTGTTGGCTCTCCTGGGCAGCTGCACCGCGCTGCCTGACCCCGACACGCAGGGGGCGCTGCAGGCGGCACTCACAGCCCTGGCCCTTCGCTGCCCCCTGTGCAGAGGGGAGATCCTGGCGGTGACACGGAGTGGGACAGGGGGCGTCCTGCCCAGCATGGCGGAGCTGCAGAGGGCCCTGACGGCCGGACCCCTGGGGTTCTCCAAAGCCGAGGACTGA
- the ncdn gene encoding neurochondrin isoform X2 has protein sequence MSAEQAVGEEAGDAGMSEAQRVVLERCLRALRDAGNDSETLAALLLITRFCPAGRMDRATLRRVFEAVGFSLPNRLLVSAATGGGQCPPGVLLSLGVSLLAGFSADPELAAHPQLINKVSLLLDLLAGRCDWTQASQGSQNQAREGQGAEELRSEGLDPAWQNQGSCESELSSAREPESSAVPGQNLGRPDRDAQQSSEAQAQCGQRHVDQSQQRGENARPAEPAHKSSKRTEPGGDVEETRESQTDPEQALVLDCYEALWGVCGSAGGPAVLLSRGAVPALCQAYVQNQALSRERALPLLGQLLSGPTRTAAWQKHAAQLSDLLARRVQEFCQAPDLHRVELCAGLLQFLPPPGGAPLSDGLKESVTVLWGGLRPLIQARISPAQLGSVLVLSACMLDLCGWAPLGSTQISCLLVNRACVEIRMGLEEPPGTVLAEAQQQTLTACYRILEAALEQACSLGLSQDPAQPQRTDAGLSRQQSRQLFGVLEEAFSAIVYYLQQVTPSCYGDPFIFATVRALCAWLAEETSCLREEVTALLPFLIGYAREQLQGARGDQGQADRPASDSAQGSGWPGEDALRFLLPALCHLTAEDGPRGVLLSLGTPVLLTDFLSRGWKRLQGGRGTRGALGDPGMETACSALLNIVVTEPSAVRTDACFSSLLSLLTDALCALLHKPHLLVLAANFCTLGLLIGRLRPGPAGPDGEPGQQRFFSAALRFLGRALCADPVGLGPAQLSPGFSERWDEVCELWRLGLQALAGCVDVLPWLPGLAREGGWLGDVLALLGSCTALPDPDTQGALQAALTALALRCPLCRGEILAVTRSGTGGVLPSMAELQRALTAGPLGFSKAED, from the exons ATGTCGGCGGAACAGGCTGTGGGCGAGGAGGCGGGGGATGCCGGGATGTCGGAGGCGCAGCGCGTGGTACTGGAGCGCTGCCTGCGCGCGCTGAGGGATGCCGGCAATGACAGCGAGACCCTGGCCGCCCTGCTGCTG ATAACCCGGTTCTGTCCAGCCGGTCGGATGGACCGGGCCACCCTGCGCCGCGTGTTCGAGGCGGTGGGATTCTCTCTGCCCAACCGGCTGCTGGTTTCCGCAGCAACTGGGGGTGGGCAGTGCCCCCCAGGAGTCCTGCTGTCGCTGGGCGTGTCCCTGCTGGCTGGGTTCAGTGCCGACCCGGAACTGGCTGCTCACCCACAGCTCATCAACAAAGTCTCGCTGCTGCTGGACCTGCTGGCCGGCAGGTGTGACTGGACCCAGGCGAGCCAGGGCTCCCAGAACCAGGCCCGTGAAGGCCAGGGGGCAGAGGAGCTCAGGTCGGAGGGCCTGGACCCAGCCTGGCAGAACCAGGGCTCCTGTGAGAGTGAGCTCAGTTCGGCCCGGGAGCcagagagctctgcagtgcctgGCCAGAATCTGGGCAGACCGGACCGAGATGCACAACAGAGTTCTGAAGCCCAGGCCCAGTGTGGACAGCGTCATGTGGATCAGAGCCAGCAGAGAGGGGAAAACGCCAGGCCCGCAGAGCCGGCCCACAAGAGCAGCAAGAGAACTGAGCCGGGCGGGGACGTGGAGGAGACCCGGGAGAGCCAGACTGACCCAGAGCAGGCGTTGGTTCTGGACTGCTACGAGGCGCTGTGGGGGGTGTGTGGCTCGGCCGGGGGCCCGGCAGTCCTGCTGTCCCGGGGAGCGGTGCCGGCGCTGTGTCAGGCCTACGTCCAGAACCAGGCCCTGAGCCGTGAGAGAGCTCTGCCTCTGCTGGGACAGCTGCTTTCGGGCCCAACCAGAACTGCAGCCTGGCAGAAACACGCAGCGCAGCTGTCAGATCTGCTGGCTCGGCGGGTCCAGGAGTTCTGCCAGGCTCCGGATCTGCACAGGGTCGAACTGTGTGCCGGGCTACTGCAGTTCCTGCCCCCGCCTGGGGGGGCGCCACTGAGCGACGGCCTCAAGGAGAGTGTGACTGTGCTCTGGGGGGGCCTGCGGCCTCTGATCCAGGCCCGCATCAGCCCAGCCCAGCTAGGCTCTGTCCTGGTTCTGTCCGCTTGCATGCTGGACCTGTGTGGCTGGGCCCCACTGGGCTCCACCCAGATCAGCTGCCTGCTGGTCAACCGAGCCTGTGTTGAGATCCGAATGGGCCTGGAGGAGCCTCCTGGCACTGTCCTTGCAGAAGCACAGCAGCAGACACTCACCGCCTGCTACCGCATCCTGGAGGCAGCCCTAGAGCAGGCCTGCAGCCTGGGGCTCTCCCAGGACCCTGCCCAGCCACAGCGCACCGACGCTGGGCTGAGTCGGCAGCAGAGCAGGCAGCTGTTCGGAGTCCTGGAAGAGGCCTTTTCTGCCATCGTGTACTACCTGCAGCAG GTGACCCCGAGTTGCTATGGAGACCCCTTCATCTTCGCCACTGTCCGTGCGCTGTGCGCCTGGCTGGCGGAGGAGACGTCCTGCCTGAGAGAGGAAGTGACCGCTCTGCTTCCCTTCCTGATTGGCTACGCCAGGGAGCAGCTGCAGGGAGCGCGAGGGGACCAGGGCCAGGCTGACCGGCCCGCGAGTGACTCCGCGCAGGGCAGCGGCTGGCCAGGAGAGGACGCCCTGAG GTTCCTTCTTCCCGCGCTGTGCCACCTGACTGCAGAGGACGGGCCCAGGGGGGTGCTGCTGTCCCTTGGGACGCCTGTCCTGCTCACAGACTTCCTGTCCCGTGGCTGGAAGAGGCTGCAGGGCGGCCGAGGTACTCGGGGGGCGCTGGGGGATCCCGGCATGGAGACGGCCTGCTCTGCCCTTCTGAACATCGTTGTGACGGAGCCCAGCGCTGTCAG GACAGACGCCTGTTTCTCCTCTCTGCTGTCCCTGCTGACGGACGCGCTCTGCGCCCTCCTGCACAAACCCCATCTGCTGGTGCTGGCTGCcaatttctgcactctggggctCCTGATTGGCCGACTGAGACCTGGCCCAGCAG GTCCGGATGGGGAGCCGGGTCAGCAGCGCTTCTTCTCGGCTGCTCTGCGTTTCCTGGGCCGCGCTCTGTGTGCTGACCCGGTGGGGCTCGGCCCGGCCCAGCTCAGCCCGGGGTTCTCGGAGCGCTGGGATGAGGTGTGTGAGCTGTGGCGGCTGGGCCTGCAGGCGCTGGCCGGCTGCGTGGACGTGTTGCCGTGGTTACCTGGCCTGGCCCGAGAGGGCGGCTGGCTGGGAGACGTGTTGGCTCTCCTGGGCAGCTGCACCGCGCTGCCTGACCCCGACACGCAGGGGGCGCTGCAGGCGGCACTCACAGCCCTGGCCCTTCGCTGCCCCCTGTGCAGAGGGGAGATCCTGGCGGTGACACGGAGTGGGACAGGGGGCGTCCTGCCCAGCATGGCGGAGCTGCAGAGGGCCCTGACGGCCGGACCCCTGGGGTTCTCCAAAGCCGAGGACTGA